The region GATTCGCAACGCGGGTGTGCAATCGCAGAGCAATACTTATTACGTACGGTGTCTAATCGCATGTCGAACAAACCCCGTGTAGTACAGCGTAAAACGAACCAGCACACATCCGTACGTGAAGGTTCGAAAGGTACGGAATAAGCTGCATGCTCTGTTTTGCACAGATAAGTCGCACGGTCACACGGAAGTCCGACGATCAGCTGAGAATGCCGCTCACACCTAATCAACGCGTCTATTTCCCtcgaagaaattgaaagacTCTTTCgtttcttgtaaaaaaaatgtttgaatttatttaccgTGAACAGAATATTCCTATTTCTTGAATTtccaaagtgaaaaatttttgacgaaTGTTTAACTTGTACGAATAATAACCTGGAACATGTCTGATTGcaatatgaaataattttgcgattgtcgttattttttcgtaaatcaGGTCGCGAATTATACGCAACCCTTTAGAAAATACAGGTTATTCCTAGAAACGTagtgaatttcttttcccGACACGTGAAGAAACGAGAAAGATCATTTTTACACCGCGAAGGCGGTGTTTCTCTGTAATAACGGTTATCGATAGATCGTTAAATCGGTTTAgcgaaaaattcattataattatcgaGCCATTGTTCAGGAACACCTTATAGAAATGTGAAAGTATAAAGATCGCGATAATGGGCCCACATGTTGCGTCTGGTGGCCCGTAAACACACGTCTATTAACGGGGATAACATAAACCTGGAAATTAAAACTCGCCTagttttcttccttttcttcccTTTCTCGCAGCTCGAACAGTGAAACTTAAAATTAGCGACCCGGGTGCAAAAGCTGCGGTTCGTTTATTTCTTTCCCGAATTAACCCGCGATCGGATCTATCTTCAAAATATCAATCCAACTCGCGAATTGATCGGTTTATATATTTTCGGATCGTTTCAGGGGATAAAGTGAACGCATAAAAAGTGCAGACTGCGTGCACAGAGCGACTGGATTACGAGGAGTAATTATGATATTGCCGTCGGGACTTTCTTATTTTGCAAATAAACAACTTTCCCGCTTCCCGTTGCGGGCCTATTATtagttgaaataatatttctcaCAATGCCGCTACGGGtgtacataaattatttacctGTCGGTGTAACACTGATCGTTAATATTTCAACTTGATTGCGATAATTATTACGGCTACAGAAAgacgtttcaaattttatagcTCATTACTTAATACTGAATAACATACGGCATATACGTCACGTATTAAAATCAGACAGGCTTAAGCGCGAAATGTTTCTGCACATCCGAAATCGTTACTCAAGATGTCTTCTTTGCAACTTggtttgaataatttctccGAAATTCCAAGCGAGTTTCTCACGgcgtaagattttttttttttttttttttttttttttacactttgatttttttgactTCATCTCCCGCTCGTTTATCTGTTTTATATTGCCCGGTATTACGTACACTTGTCGCGATACCATCGGGtttgaatttctttattcctttttcatttctcttattTCTCTATAATTCCCGCGTGTGTAAGAATCAGTTGCAGAAGTTCGTTCAAACCTCGAATATACAAGACTCGCCTAAATTTCATCTCAACTTTGCGTGTCGTAAAGTTCTTGCTTACCGCGAATagagaaaatgggaaaaagggAATCCAGCAAGACGTCGGTGGAATTTAGCGAACGTGTTTACCAACCGCAATAACAAACTTTTTACAAGTCTCACCTCGGTGGgttgtaaaaattcgaaaacacgCAATATCGGATTTTACCAAACGCGtaaactctctctctctctgtctctctctctccctctcttgaAACAAACTCGCCGAATCAGCcacgcgtgaaaaaaaaaaaaaaaaaaacacgaacaAATTTTTGTCCAATGCTCAGCGAATTTAAACCCAGGAATTATTGTGCTTTTCAGATCACCTTGGCAGTTTGTTTCCTCGCCATCCTGGCCGGCGTCTTTGCCCAGGATTATTACAGACAACTATATGCCGAAATTGGATCCTACCCTCAGAGGAGTTCGGGCCTTAGGGACCCCCGATCTAACCGAggtgaggaggaggaggaggagattATCCCAACTTTTTAATTGCAAGGAAGCAACGAATTAATCTCGTTGTTCGGTGATAAATTCACGTGGGAATACCTGGTCCTGTTTTTTTGGTTAAATATTTGTCTATTCATTCATCCAATCGGTGTGGTTTGTTTCACTTTTTGTAAATCGTTGAGGCATTTCCGCGtgttttaaaattactcaatctTGACCGCGGTCAAAAAGTCGGAGAAAAAGCATCGAATAAACGATCAACTCTTAAAATCGTTACGACTGTTAATCCGTAGACCGTAAAAGATGAGAGTGGAGTTATTCCGGTATTCCAACATCCCAGAAAGAAAGCAGTGACggtgaaaattagaaaaatttttccgaaaaatcaaCCGAACGATAAGTATGTCAAAATTTCGCGCCGTTAGCTTTTTCAAACCGTAATTTATCGCAGAGTCGTTAAACGTTTAGAAAGTTTTATTACAtcgtttgtaaaatatttatctaACAATGTCATAAATGTGTATATCGGATTTATACACAGATATACAATTAAACAATGCAACGTTATGCAACAATTTTATAACGATCGACAACcgatttcgaataaaatacCTCAAGTTTCCAcgcgtgtataaaaaaaaaaaaaaaacctttaaTTTGGGTAcagtgaattgtttttttcctgctttattcatttttcttcgtcttgGAATTTTCATACAAACTTATAACGTAATAACAGAGTGCAAAGATCACGCGGCTAATGCATTTAAATATATCCTTTTATACGCACGCACCACGCATTTCGTGTGTGAAAATATCAATCTTACCGATTTcaaatgatatataataaatggCCGGCAGTTTCTCACTCGAcgctatatatatgtaacacaAATAGTCTAACACTCGCCTGTAATTATTTAACGTCAATTATAAATGTAACATGTTTTAATTACTTGATTACCGAGACTGCAGTTggtagaatatatatatatatatatatatatatatatatatttattgtatgtatacagtACGAGAATCCCGATACGCTACagtaaattttaaaacaacttTATGCACGCCAATAGTCATTATTATCGTTAATTTATTAAACGTTCTGAAACTCGGTGTAGATACATTTATACGAATTAGTTTCTTTTCGTTTACATTTCTGCTTCTATTATCACCTTTTCCAGTATAAGTTTAACGATCGAATGACTTATCATTGACAATACGGTAATTTTCAGCAGGATATTTCGTTTCCTGAATTTATTATAGCTACTTCTTTGTTACTATAAACAGTAAAAACTGTGCACggatgaaataataatcggATTATAGATTTTGTCAATCTCGTTACTCGTACgattaaattcaattgaaaaattcttccgggctataaaataaaaatatcgattctGCTTGACACGCGAAAAATCTTAAACGATAAACAAGTTCTATGGATacgtaatgaaacaaaagcggAATCCGGCATTGGCGTCTGATTgagtttaattaattaatcgacTCACGTGGAACgagaaatcgaaaaatgattggtaaaaaaaaaagtaaaaaatttgcgtacaatgaaaaacgaaaagttGAGGGTGGTGTTAAAGAGGGTTAATTTGGTCCTAGGTCCAGTCGTATTTCCCGCCGGTCCACCGTCACCCAGCGATGAGACAAGCGGCGTGATCGTCGGAGCTAGTGGCTACGGATTTGTACCCCCAGGTAACCAGAAATACTGAGATCTTCGCCAAGGTTGCAGGGAGTAATTAAGGAAAATATGAATCAACGAAAAATGGCAAAATTCAGAGCGTCGCGTCGATCCGAATGCGGGGAAACGACGCTAAGATTCGATTCCGCGCATTCCTAACACacgttgtataaaaaaaacatacgtccgtacatatacatatgtgtatggcatacacacacacacgtacatacatgaaACACTTGGACGCTGTCtatctgtataatattttttacaaattatagACGAATTAATTaacactctctctctctcactcacacGGACATTCCCAAGCACAAACAAGTCACACTTTCACAAGCacttatttataaataaacgcTATTTATGTTATCATTATTGAATAACCTCTTCAGGtgtgtgtttttctttttattgttgtttcacttatttttttgttttcttattttgggTGTGTTAAAAACTTACCCTGTGGCAGGGatgttgtatatatatacacaaattaTTACTGCATGGTGCGTCGATTATGattgttcgaatttttttggttACTTTTGTGGTtgtgtgtgtttttgtttctcctttttgtacgtatgtatatatatatatatacttaatCTTATATACAATCAGTTTGGGAcggtataattaatttttcctgACAAAGCGAAAGTCGTCGCACAATTGCAGTCTGGTGTACATAGCACCTGTAATGTTGTACGTTATAAATCACTGGGAAAAGGTAGAAGACCCCAATTAGTTGGGTAATTTACTTAACAATTAAAGAAAAGAACAAggcaagaaaagaaaaaaaaaaaaaacatccaagACGAAACGTGAAACAAGGTGAACGTATATCTTGCATGATTAGTATAAATGTTTAACAAGTTGTGTGTCTGTTTTATATGTTGTGAAATATTGAACGAATGCACGATGtatttaaatatcgtattttttttttttgatttttatcaccgttttgcatgattttccctgggagagagaaaaaaaagttggaaaaaaaagaaattttacatACCATACGATAAGTACCAACACCTTGAAACGCATGCCAGTTATAAAGGAAAACACAAAATTCCTCCCCTATTTCCCAAAAAAGCACTGGTTTAATTGTAAGTTGCACAACCTCCTAAGTATTTCTGTGGTGTACTAAAAATTTATGGGGGTGCAGGTTGAAGAAAATCTGAATTTTTAAGACGAGAcagatatttttaaacatcGATCTCATTCGTTTGCACGAATAATGCATTATGtgacaagggaataaagtcggAGAACTCATATTTCCCGGAAATGCGGGAGAAAAGTGTCACATTTTTCCCGCAGATTAGGAAAATAAAGTTAATAGGGAATAATACGCTACTTTTGTCCCGTttttcagatgaaaaaaagttaacgTTACCGTCGAGTcgggattaaaattttttattaataattcgaTGCGCTTATACCGTCTGATATTATAACAACGAGCCTTGAACTCAGCTCGACGACCCGTCAAACGCGGTGAAGTAACCTTCGTTTATCCATACGCGAACCATAAAGTAGATGTATCAATATTACACAAGTGAGAAGAATCAAGATATGCGGGAATTGGGTAACGACgctttacacacacacacgcgcagcGAAACGCGAGTATAAACGCGAATATTTTTGCCCGGGGTTAAACTTACAGTTGCACGTATGCGCAACGTTGTTATATGAGAGTTGAATGATCTCTGGATCGCAATGCCTGGGTCAAGTTCACATTTTTCGCTCCGGGCGATCCGCCTCACGgttaataaaattaacaaataacaaaatctGAGTCAGTAAGGCCTGATTGCCACCCATTCGCTTGGAAATGAGAATGTTGTctcaaaccaaaaaaaaaaaaaaaatgtctttatTTGAGTAGAGACAGAATTTTTGGACGATGTTGAGATCTTTTGGACATGTTACAGAAATTGagtctttctttcatttttttttacttcttcaaGGTTTTCTTCTCGCAACGTGAGAATAATTGTACACTGAGGGAAGTTTGATttcttacagtaactagaaaaattgagtaaaacaggtgtagtttaaaaaactgttcgaatattgttggaattacgaaaaacgagctacgcctaacaattttgcgctatcgtcgatccttttttggttgttgcgacgcaaaatcagtttctgaggtttactctacgtttttagttaaacaaggctttaacgtcgatttatcgttgcacaagcgttaaattttcgcaagagttgcaagaaaatctagcaacagcgatcgtagtGAGGAAGAATaataacggatactagactttcagGTAACAGcaagaaaactaattttcatattctacctagaactatatttttcgattatggtaaaaaatgataatagttaaggaccgagcggtaaccggaactagaaatttctctccgtattaaaaataaatagcggtaatcgatttttcataaGATATTACCTCCTATTTGATGAAAATCAAGATCGTATAACATAATTTACGGAAAAAGCGAATGAGTTAAACCGGAAACCGGTCGCTATATCCGTACAAAACGTTTGCCTCGTTAATTTAATACGTTTAATTTATCGGATTGTTAGCGTATATCATATCATACTTGTATTCATTCATAAAACAATCCAAAGCTTCGTGTTCGGTCTATTATATAATGTGTAATAACAGTATTAATAGACGCGAGAAATTCTTGGGATTTTTATATGTTAATTGTTGCAACGCGCCTTTCAATTATTACTACACCAAGTCAATTCCCGCCGCTTAATTTGCGTATCTTGTCTACACGTGGAATATACGCGCATACTTTTACCCACTTTGTAATTATGCACGCTTCACGTATTTATCGTAATGTACCCATGGCTTACATGTGTAAAAGAGACACACACACGTTCGGTGGCTTCCCACGCCTTGACCCACTGATTGTAAACTGCGACTTTGAGCCAAATTTAccagaatattttcattttattgtgaatatatttatacatataccagGCGTTTTGATTTATTCCGGATGTTTAAAACACCCCGATTCCTAAATGTGCCGATGATCAATTAATTGATAAACAAGAGTTATCGAGAACATAACGATTCGCTCAAATGCGCAGGATCAAAAAGTTGTCGCGGATGCGATATTTCGCAAGAAGCTTTCGCAACGTCGGACCAAGtcttattattacaatttttgcgGAACGTATTATACCATAATTACTTTGCAATTACTGGATATTATTTTAAGTATTTcggaatttcttcttttttttttatggtgcAGCTAATTCAGTTGTTCACACAGCTGAAACGATTCTTGctgatttaatttcaaattgaccGTAACTAAACGTCACAATTTACCTTCCACCTAACGGCAAAGTGTGTCGTGGAAGAAACTCGGAATTTTgcctttcaattttcaatcacgaGGCTTGGAGCCGATGTGATAACCGGTCAGTCCAGAAATCGTTGAACTACACGAGTATGTGGTCAATAATTAATCGACAGGTGTGTTCGATGCGTGAATCGGATTTAAGGTGATTGAAAATCGATATCGGATTCCAACATCTAATATCTccaaaatcaggatcatccaACGATCGATTCTACGATCCATATAATAATCGAATAAAATCAGGCTTGATCTCAAGTTTTGGCAAATatgttgtgaaaataatttaacctGATTATTATTCACGTCATCGAATGCAACGATCAGGAATATCGTAACGTTAACAAGACTCGTGTACCGTCGTTTTTACGGCCACGGAATTATAGAGTtggtatataaaataatcCCCGGTTTAAAGTCACGACAATCTACGGAGTACAGTCGATGTTACAGACTGCGGTGGCGTGTTTTACTCTCTTTACTCGTGTCTGCGTAAATTGGTATCCTACATGCGGTAAATACCTTGCGGATTACACATATCGCCACGTTTTCAATCGGAACACCTGCATTCTCGATCTCGTCGATCGCTGACGAAAGTTTGATCGCAGGTCTCTCGATCCAGTCGAGACGGAATCGCACGCGAATATGTTTGGCAAAAGTGAGCGAAGATGTAAGtattcgcatttttttttttttttcaatttttgacaaGTATCTCCGAGACGGCTGTAAATCACGCGAAATGTTTCGACCTTATAACGATTGCCTCGGCGATTTTGccgaaagtgagaaaaattacttgttTAGGATAAATTTTCGCCAATGACACCGTTTTAAGCGAGTGATTGTTAATCATCATTATGATAATAATCGATCGAGCCGCGCGTATCTCACGGTCAGGAATCTCGAATATCTTTGAATACATTTGTGAATACCAACATATTTCGGTGAAGGTCACCTCGGTTTGTCTAGTATCCTAgataatatgtatatgcatattataacTGGTCAATTTTGTATGGGATTAAATTATAAACGTTGTTGATATTCCGAAAACGCAATACCGCCTGACTCAATCGCGGTGACGATTGTTGCTTATTCATCGTCTTGTACAATTATAAGTTATGCGCTGTTTGTTAAGGACATTGTTATTGCAAAATATCCACCTTCGCCTcgttaaatgaataattaattaaaaattcacggtGAAATTTCGCCGGGCTCGAGAGCAATTTGACCGAAAGCTACGCTCCTGAGTTGAATTTGATAGAGAgaggagggagagagagagagagcgagagagagagagagagaaaataacaaaaacaacaacaataataataataaatataaaaaaattatcaacactcagagaaatttttatttccagttaccgctcagtccttaactattttcatttttcaccacaatcgaaaaatatagttctaggtagaaaatgaaaattagttttatagctgttaccggaccgtctagtatccgttactattcttgctcattacgatcactgttgctatattttcgcGTAagtgttgcgaaaatttaatgcttgtgcaagaataacttgatgttaaagccttgtttaactaaaaaagtagagtaaaccgaacaaaccgattttgcgttgcaattacaaTGCAAttaaaaggatcgacgatagcgcaaaatggttaggcgtacctcgtttttcgtaattccaacgatattcaaacagttttttttaacgatacctgtttcaccGAATTTTTCCAGTCACTAGAACAAAGAATTCTGATCAGTTTGCTGACTTCTCTAGATAATTTTCAACCCGAAAGCGACgagatgaataatattttcccgaatttttgaaagaacTTTGTGCGAAATGTGTAGAATTGAATATTCGCAAGGTGGGAAATGACGAGTGTTatgtaaaattacaaatataatCCTCGTTTCTAATTTCGAGGTGCGCGTATCAGGAGGGTGGAAACAAAGTAGTATGCAAAACCCGTAACGCGAGATTCGGGGCTCGCGTTTCTCCCGCGAAGCGTCTCTTTGTCCGTTGGTGATGAAGATATTAACGGACAGAGGAGTATTTCCATAATCCTGACGGACCTAATTCGTCGAGCCTCGCGAAATGAGGTACGTCCGAAATTCCGACTCCGGATTGACCCGGCAACCGTTTCGACCCTTATTTTTAGCTTAAAACGCTCCGAAATTGGCCCATATTTAATTATGACGTGTTAATTGCTACCCCTCGGGCTTGATCCTCCCCTCCTGCAGGGGGCGAGAATTCGACGCCGCCCCAAACTCGACGCAGAAAATGAAGTTTTCCTCTCCGTACCGACCTTCGGCACCCCGGACGAGAGACTAGATGCTCACCAAACCCTCTTTTAGCCAAGTTTATTCTACGTCGAATCCAGCGCAGATGCCGCGATAACTCGACGCTGTTTCGACAGACGACGCGCGTCTTGTTTTCAAAAGTTGTGGAATCTCAAGGAGAACGCAACAGGAACAGgaacggaaaaaataaaataaaacgataaCTTACGAACGCCAGGAGAGTTAGAAATTGGTTTTAGAATTTTCGTAATCGTTTCTGATGACTTCGTTATCTcggtttcaattttcatctgGATATTAAGTACGTCTTTCTTTGACTGGCTTGAAGAAATCCGTATTTCaggatttttaaaataaaaagttttcatcGTAGCTTGGAAATTCAATCGGgaacaaaattgaaagaagtTGGCTGAGTTTTAAAAAGTTGTGCGAGATTCCAATTGTCAGTTTTTAAGGATTCCACAGTTTTATCAAAGCCAGTCAATATCGGTCAATGTTCAAAGACTCGacgtaaattttctcaaaactttcattttctttatcaaTATTACTAcgagttcaaaaaaaaaacaaaaaaaaaaaaaaactactcaGCAAAAATAAGGCTGACTTCGTATTCACTCTAGAACACAAAAGTTTCGAATCGGTAAAGTGTTGTTGAGAAAATCTGAACAACCGTAAGAGAcacggaaaactttttttctgtaaaaatccTGTCGAATGGGTTTCTTTAAACGTCTCAGAGATCTACGACTAgagcattttatttttagacgACTCATTCCCATTCATTCTGACGACGGAATATCTTTATTTTTAgacatattatttaaataatatataaaacagATTATCGCTTccttaaaaattcgatatcctGACCCTTTTCGTTATCTGGAaagttttttgaattatttcacccTATCCAGTACAAATAGAACAAGTCTGGAAGTCTGACCTTGGGTTCGGTTTCGGTGACCCGAAAACCTCCGTCTaccaatttctaccaaaatcgtaatattttatatttttttccaccatatcGGATCGCCGTTTTGGATTTCGCaatctgacttcagattcgtgatcagccacccGACAAACCGACGAGTTTTTCCAGCTTATCGAGTacgcaaaatttaaattttgcaaatctgaccTTAGGTTCGTGACCAGCAACCCAAAAAACTTCTCGgtactaattttcattcaaatccattcaTTCAATCCAACATagcattatttttatttgatttttggaatttttttaatttaaataattgaaaaagtagtGATTTCTATCAGttctaagtttggaaaagTCACATCGATTGAGACCAAAGTGATGAAAACCCGATGACTCGTTCTCTGGATGTTGtcggaacaaaaaaaatttcgacgatCATCTGAAAATGATTGGAAGTGATTCTCTAAACTTCAAAACGAGGAGATCTGGTGAAAAgtgaacttttcattttcgggtTGATCACAATGacatcaatttttctctcaaaacAGAGAAACGGAGAGTTAAAGAAGGAAATTCGTCTCTTCGAACTCCCGACCGCCTTTCTCAGGGGAAAATAATTAGTAAACCGGGCAAAGGGTTGACCGAagcttcgtcgtcgtcgccgcCGCGTCCCCTAAGTGACTTTAAATGAGCGGGTCCCGGTCTTCGGGTCTCACCTGCCGGTCGACCACCGGTAACGAGAAGCAACCCACTTCAAAGCGGCTAATTACGACCCTTATCGCCTCCGTTTCACCCCCTAGACATTTGGCCTAGGATAGCGGACGGCCCTTGATTAGCGACTAGCTTGACCGGTTAGCCGAGATGATCACACTGCCAAGGAGCGTGATTCTATTAGAGGGTCGGTTCCGCAGCCTTCGTTATGATTAAATCGCCCGAGCGGAGCAGACCGCTCTTCTCTAGCGAAACGACACTTGGCGGGAAGAAAACGAGACGACTTCCGGCCGACCCCCGATTTTCGCCCCTCAAATCCGACAACGAATCAGCGCTTCGACCCCCTTTCGTCTGAGGTCGGTGAATATAAAAACACGGGGAAAACCCGGCCGGGCATGAGCGCAAAGGCTTTTTTTAATTGCTCGCCTAATTTCCGCGTAGAGGAATTCTGCACGAGTTATTGAAAGTAACTTGAAACCTTGTAAAATCATCCGAAACCGCTTGAATTTATTCGGATTCGTGAGTTGAAATGACGTGAATTGTTGGATGATACTTGAAATCAGATGATATCATTTGAATTTATGGAATATCTAGActtgaaatcatttcaaatcacaCCGAATCGCTGAAAgacatttgaaattatttttaaccacCTGAATCCATCTGAAGTTACTTAGAATCGTTTAAAATCGTCTGAAACCACTCGAAATCATTCCAGTTCATGATTTAAAATGACCTGAATCGTTACTAgttttcatttcgtacctaGAACCATATTTTGTCGgctgtggtaaaaaatgaaaatagttgaggaccgagcggtaaccggaactaaagaTTTCTCTCAGTGCGCAAATCGGAGGCACGCTTTTCGCGCCCGGCGAGGTCTCTCGGGTCAGTTTGAGCAGCCCGAGGACCGGACATCAGAGGCTTCGCCACCCCTGGTGGGCAGCCGAGCGTGCAAGCCCAGAGATTGATATTGTGTTTAAAAAGCGACAAGGCCATCTGTCCACCCGCCCTAGGAGGCCGAGCGACACTTAATTAAAATCCTCGAATAATTTCGTCAACTCTGGTGGAAacaaatttctttgaaattcaCCGGACGTGAAACGTACGTTGAGTAATACCGTTGGaagtttaattgaaaattagtgGTAATCACGATCgaaatggataaaattttatgattacgaaaataaaattctaaccGCAGTTTACGACCGAtcttatattttatcaaattactCAATTGTTCAGGCGATATTCTTAACGAAGAGAATTTATTTATGCGAGAATTCACATTGatttgatgataattttgttcgataaaaaattgtccatAGGTTGAAAGTTTTTGGTCAATTTTCAGGATAAACAACaaaggaaaattgaatatgATTACCGGAAgcgattttggaatttttttccgtacaATTTTAAACGATTTCACGTAACGTGAAGAAGTTTTTGGGGAATTTTAGTAGATTTTGGATAATGAAATCGTTGCAtagtgaaatttgaaacaattcgcaaatatttcgacaaattttgtgtaatttgagcagatttcaaataatttcaacaatcgTTTATAGAATTTTTAGGATTTCACAAGATTT is a window of Neodiprion pinetum isolate iyNeoPine1 chromosome 4, iyNeoPine1.2, whole genome shotgun sequence DNA encoding:
- the Wat gene encoding uncharacterized protein Wat; the encoded protein is MKFITLAVCFLAILAGVFAQDYYRQLYAEIGSYPQRSSGLRDPRSNRGPVVFPAGPPSPSDETSGVIVGASGYGFVPPGNQKY